The DNA window ATCTGTGAATCGGACCTCTGAGGTCCCCTGGGCTCCATTCTGCCAGCTCCATGTTTGGGGCCAGTTTTACTCCCTGCCTTGCCTTGAGATCCCAAGTGTTCCCTGGTGATCTCTCACCAGAGTCTTGACCAGGCCTGAtgctgcttagcttccaaaatgagATGAACTTTGTGTGTTAAGGATGATAAAGTTGTTTCCTTAAGAAATTCATCAGCAATCTAGATAACATTAGGGAGGTGGCATAGCTTGTTAGCACCCGTTCTTTCCAATCAAAGGCTGAAAATGTTCAGCCTTCAAGATGTTTGGAAGTATACCTCTCCTAATCTCTTCTTCTTGGCCATGCTATGTGgggaagatgggagttgtaggccaaagtATCTGGAGGTCCAAAGCATCCTCCCACCCCTTAATCTCAACCAGAGCTTGAGGAGAGTgtgcccctcccccacccttttttgGAGGATTATGGCATCAATAATCACAGTGGCCATGATGGCTGGCAGATATTGCAAGTTGAGTTCAAGCCAGGAACTTTTCCATTCTTTGCTTTCCACAAAAATTGTTCAAGACCAACTTAACTCATAGTTGGGGAGAAAAATCACTCTTTTGTAGCAATATCTAATATGTTGATGGTTTCATGcccgggcatgtcgtgagaatggctgatggtcggattccaaaagatctccagtatgaagaattagtggagggaaatcgctccagatggagaccacagctgcgacacaaggatatctacaagcgggatctgaaggccttaggaatggacctcaacagatgggaaatcttgacctctgagcattcagcctggaggcaggcagtacattaCGCCctctccaatttgaagagacccttgtacagcaggccgaggcaaagaggccgtcctgaaaccagcaaaatcaaggagctggacaggggacagattgtatttgtcttcagtgtggaaggattgGTTACTCTAAAAATggcttcctcagccacactagatgcggttccaagacctccatttggagcacattaccatagtctctcgagactgaaggatgcctaaattcATTCAGTTTGATGGTTTCATGATGTATCTCCCTCTTTGAGTCAGCCTGGATGTCAAGATCaacaggggaggcctttctctcagtccaaccaccctcacaggcatgctTGAGGGGGCTATGGaagaaagccttctctgtggctgctcccagactctggaactccctcccactggaggccaggctggccccatctttgctgtccttctgcaagcagatgaagacctttctcttcaggcaagcttttccttaatgaccgTTAGGTTGAGAGGAGTTTTTATATAAATGATTGTGCTTGGTTGTTCTAAATGAGTTttagtattcattttatttaccattttaatatcaTATTTGTataaccctttttaaaattttgttgtatatttactattttttaattatataagccatcttgagtccttttgaggagaaaggcgtgGTAAAGCTATCTTAAATGAAAaacaatgaattaaataaattggcagcattgaataaataaataatttgccaTATATTGTATTCTTTCAAGTTTGCAGCTAGATAATAGCTCAAGAACATTTTCCTCCTTCAGTTATAACCagttttatttattgtaaaaataaacacagttttgCAATAACCTTGAcacattctgttttttaaatacaaagagaagtatttacatatatatttttaaaaaaacactacagTCTCCTAGTCTCAATTATATACAATTCATTCATTTACCAAAGTCTGTCAGTTCCAGCAACTTGTATCATTAACAATGCAATAAACTGTGCTAATTTTATACACAAGAAAAGTAGCCATCCTCTTTCCTGGAAGGTCCATTAAAGTGCTTATGAAAGGGAAAGTGGGATCAGTGTGTTAAAAATGGTAGCATCTGCCAAGTTGCTTTCATCCCTGTATAAAATGCAGGCAATTATTTAGATATACAGACACTTTTCTCATTAACTAAAGCTAATTACAGAAGCAGTTTTGGGGAAGAAAATACTGTTTTTCCCTCCCACGAAGCTCAGTCGAGATCTGTCCATGGCTGGAAGGTGCTGAAACAGAGCATCAGACCTCCTGGAGCTGTCCAGAAGCAGTGGTGCTGAAACAGCTTAGCTGCTAACTTACTCCATCACCTGAGATCCACCATATTTGGATATGGAATGAGAGTAATCTCTCTCTAGGCCATTATCTGAcgttcctcttcctttcctttcatttgcTCACTTTTGAGAATGCCTTCTCCTCTGGTCCCTTTCAGCACAAGAAATCAACCAGAATGGGGAAGGCTCATGCAGGGCAAAATGCTCATTTCTCCTACCCATCCTTCTCCGGTAAGAAGGAACCATTTGAAAGAGAGCTTCCCAAACTGAGTATCCCAGCAAAGTGCTCTAAGAACCTTTGATCTCCTGCAAAAAGCCAAGACTTGGTGGATTCCCCAAAGGCTTTTAGAGGGTCCCGAAGGAGAGTCCGACGGTGTAAAACCCGAGTCCTTTCAGCTTCTCCTCTGCCCTGGCTTTCTGCTTTAAGTGGACTTTGCTGTGCCTCTTTTTCTCGTCGCTCCGGGCAAAACGGCGGCCACAGTCGTCGCAGGagaagggcttctcccctgtgtgggttcgGATATGGGTGGTCAGGTGGTCGCTGCGGCTGAAGTTCCGCAGGCAGATGCGGCACTGGAAAGGCTTGTGGCCGGTGTGGATGCGAAGATGCCGGTTGAGTTCGTCAGACCTCGCAAAGCTCCGGATGCAGTTCTCCACCGGGCAAGCAAAAGCCTTCTCGTGGGGCTTAGGGCAGAAACATTTGGAGGAACATTTCCCTCTGCGGGGCCTCTTCTTTGGCTCCAGAAGGACGCTGGCGTTCCTGCTGGGTCCTAAAGCAGATGCTGAGGAACCGGGGGCGTGAGCGAGAAAGTCCGCCATGGAGACCAGGGATGAGGGAGAGGAGGTGCTGTGCAACCTTTGATCGCCGGGGTTTATCAAGCTGGGCATGAGCTCGGCCTGGGGTAAAGACGGTTCAAAGTCTTGGAGAAGCGGGTGGGGGAGAGTGGCGATTTTGGCTTCCGCAAAGTCACTGGGGATTTGGCTCTGTGTGGGGAAGGTGTCCGGCTGGCAGCTGAAATCCAGGTTCTGCCCAAAGGACCCCGGCTGTTCTGAGAGGCAGCtgagctctgactggcagctgacGGACAGCATGTTCTCTGTTTTTGGAGCCAGCTGGGGGAACACGGTCTGGCTGGTCTCTGAAGAAGGAAAGGTCTCTGAAGAAGGATATTCTGAGGGCAGATAATTCTGAGGTTGGCCCAGAGGGTCCCAATGGGAACAAGGAGGCTTGAACTTCTCCAGAGATGGAGAAATTGAGGAGAGCTTAATATCCTGCTTACTCTCCATCAGCTTTTCATTAAAGAGACAATGAGAAGAAGCTTGCCCTTCGGGAGATGTTTGGACTTGCTGGTGGAGGCTTTCTGGACTGGCGAAGGTGGGATAACCTTGGTCAGCCAAGGATGGCTGGACAGAGATATTGAGTTCAGGTGGACATGTGGAATAGAGGTCCAGGTGGTTCTGTATAGCTTCAGGGATGCTGTAGATGGCCTCTGGTGGCCTCTGGGGGGCCTCTGAAGCTGAGAAGGGGGAAaggcccaggatgcctgacatcAAGCTGAAAAGGGACTCTTGGTCCTGGCATTGCTCAGTCTTGATAAAGAAGCTACCCGAATAATTGACTGGTGGAGATGGCTGCCCAGAGAGGAAGTAGAAATCTGCCGTTTCAGGGTTCATGGGGGCGCCCATAAAGTTACCTAGAAAATTGATATTCAAGATTATTCTTTTCAGTTATAAAGTAAAGACTAATGTAAAAGCACAAGCCTACTGCAGCAAAAAGCAGGAGACAGATCTGAGAAGTGTACACAGCATCAGGTGTCATGCTTCGCAAGCAGCATCTATGGGCTGCGCATAGAAGGCCCTAGGCAGTGGCAGCTGGTCTGGGGATATGGTGAATCCACTCCTTGTTTTAGTTTGCACTTTACGGGAGCCATCCAATGCACTGAAATATCCCCCCaataggttcagcaccatggatagctcatATAAAAGTGCAGACCAAAACTAAGACCAGGAGTGGATTTACACAATCCCTGGAAGTGGAGTCACTTGCTGCCACAGGTTCCAGATTCCACCTCTTGCACCTCTATTAGGTAGCAGGGGGGCGGAAAGACCTTCCTCTCTATATCTTGTTCCGGAGAGCTACTGCCAGTCTGAGTGTGCCATATTGGGCTCAGCCTGATAGGAGTCATCATTTCATGTTCTTCCGCCTGAAACATGGACCAGTTAAGCTCATATCTGAGAACCACACACTCCCTGCCCTTCTTAACCCTGTTGTATTTCCTATCCAATCCTTCCGTTCAACTTGGTTTGTAATATTTTACATAATCCTGCACACATAcctgttctattttttttccttctatggGGTTGATTCAAAACTTCACCCCCACCTCTTCCTCATATCAGTCTTGCCTGGAAAACTTTAGCTGTATTAGCAAAAGTCTGGGCTCAGTGACCCCTAAGAGCCGGAGCAAGATCCCCAAACCAGTCTGAATGGCCTAGGGTTTACTGGTACCCTAGGTTTCTTGGTCCTACCGGCAGCTTCTGATGAAATCTAATGATCCCGGGCAAAACCGGCCACCATTTCAGCACCAGATAACCCCCCACTGAATGTCTGGGCCCCTCCCTCTTACCCTCTTTCCCCTCTGTCTCAGATGTGATCTCCAAAACTGGCACATTTTTCAGGGGGCCCTTTTCTCGATGGACCAAATAGAAGCATGGCTCCAGGTTGGAGCCCAGTTCAAAGAATTATGGCTGTCCATCAAGAAAGGGGTAGAAATGGGAATTAGTTCTGGAACACTGGGGTTCAGAGCTCATCCTGGGGAGATGTAACTCATGGGGTCTGGGGTCCGGGGAAAACAGGAGAGCCCAGCACTGAAATGGCCCAGCCTATCATAATGGTTGCCCCCGCCCCGTGGATTTAACCTGGGATTAACGGCCCTCTCCCAAATTGCAAGCTAAATCCTGCAATGGAATGAGTTGCctaagagaaaggggggggggggagaagagagaggaaggtcCTTCTTTTGGCAGTCTTGGGCAAAAAGACTAGTTTGGCCTTGGTCAAGACTATACTGGGCACAGAGAGGACCAGAGAGAGATCCTGGGGGCCTCTGGGTGGCCACTTATGGAATTTGCTGGCAACCCAAGGGCCAGAGTTCCCAGGTGGAGGTCTAAAATGGGAGGAGCTTGGAGAATGGCACTCTGGGGGGGGTCATATATGGTCCACTCCTGAATTAGATGATCTTACTAGAGTGCTCCATTAGAAGACACtggtttcccttccttccttccttccttcatcagctccttccttccttccttccttccttccttccatccatccatccatccatccatccatccatccatccatccatccatccatccatccatccatccatccatccatccatccatccatccatccatccatccatctgttaCTCTCGGGCCACCTGTGGCCCCCGAGCTGGCCTCCCTGGAGGCTTTCGGAATCCCGGTGTAATCAATCCATCTAGAGATCCGAGGGTTCAGTCCACCAACCCACCAGCCAACCCACCgacctgcctgcctgcagaaCAAACACCCTTCTGGGACGGTCTGGTCGCCAAACGGACGCCGAGCCCCCTGCCCTTTCCAAGAAGGGCCCTCCTTACCTGGGAGATAATGGGGGGCTCCCTCCCGCAGTTGCTCCGTCAAAAGttgtggcggcggcggctgcggcGGCTGTGCCGGAGGCTCCTGGGGGTCGTGCGGCTGGAGGCGGCGCTGCTGCGGGTGAGGCCCGGGGATCGGGCCCTCTGCCGGTTCCAGGGGCCGCTTGGCGTCCAGCGAATCCTGGCGGGGGAAATCCATGAAGTTGAGCATGGCCCGGCGGAAGAGAGGGAGAGCAGGAAGGCCACCCTGGGCAGGTGGCTGGAGGGCGGGATGCTGCTAGTCCTCAaggaggagcggcggcggcggtgcggGGGGGGCGACTCGCGGGGAGGGGGTCCGGTTAGTCGTGCTCGgcctgggggtgggatggggggggctgACCCGTCCCGGCCCGTCCCGGCCCACCTGCCCTGCCCGTCCCGTCCCGCCCTCACCTGGCCCGGCCTCGGCAGGTGCGTCTCTCTCCCTCTCGCTTCCCCCTCTGCCTCGTCTGTTTGTAAGCAAAGCGCCCGAGCGCCGCAGCCGGCCCTTTATATACCTGCCTCGCGCCTTCCGCTCCGGGCCGGCTCTTCCATTTCTGGAGTTCCCAAGCCCGGGCTGCGGTGACGTAAATGCCCATAGATGGACTCAGGATGCGGGCGAGGGAGACCCAATAAGGAAATCTCTCCCCGTGACGCGCTCGCAGCTTTTTTGGCACCTCGCTCGCCATCAAGGCCCCATCCCTTCCCCTCCTGCTTCTCTcgctctcctccccccaccttccCAGCACCTTTGGCTGGGAGATGCAATTAGCACCGGGGAAGGGCGGATGAGAGAAGAGGTCCCCCCTAaacctgggagggagggagggaggggggagtgggAAGGGGTAAAAGGgccaacaccccccccacacacacacacagcctcccTATGGGGGTTGGAAGGTTGCAAGAGAAAGGTAGTGCAGGGGCACGGGCGCTAGGGGGAGCCACTGCACCAGTGGAACCAGATGGAGAGGGGGTTCCCTcatcctcccccctctctccccccaccagcGGATCTAGGTCATGGGGCCAGGGAGAGCGCGGGTGAAAAGAGGACAGGAagcagcacggggggggggggagagaaaggggagagTGAGAGGACGGAGCTGCGCAGCCACACggagaggagaggggagaccTCGGGGCAAGGGGCTGGGAGGTGGTGGGGATACCTGGCCGCCGCCTCGGCCCAAGGTGGtgcctgccgggggggggggcaggccagtTGTCATGAACGTCCCTGTTCGGATGCGCTGCCTGCTCCGTTGCATAGGGAGGGAAAAGGCGAGGAAGGCGGCGGCAACCTGGGGTCCCAGGTCCCATCATCCCCCCATCCCAGATACACATACACTACTCAGGCATCATCATCGTCaccatagaactgcagagttggacgggaccctatgggtcatcgagtccagcccctgccaaggaggcccagtggggggaggatcgaacccccaacctcagCCATAGACTGAAACCTCTGAGCTGCTCAAAGGTCAGTTATGTTCTTGCGTATGCCGCCAGCCAGATGCAGGCAAAATAAGCCTGTGGCCAGATGTGCTTATATGAGCGTATCTACCTATTCATACCTACATACATTCTTCCATGGGGGTATAGTTTGCACCCACAATCTATGCCAGACATCATTGTCGTATGTGTGAAATATAGATGTAGGGGAATGTTTATGCACCGATTCTGTTTACACTTTGATTatgtttatctatttattgaaaatatttttaccctgcctttctccttaaaaggacccaaagcagctaaGTGACTTGTTACCTGCTGGCTCGCCTCCAACACGCCTGTCAAAAATTCTACACAAAACAAATGTGAACATGTTTGTAGGAAATGGGGACCAGAGATTGTTTCTATGCGGCATCCCGTGACAGGTTGGCTACTTGACCCCTCTGTGTTCGTCTTTTAATCCTTTGTCACTCTGATTCCCCACTTTTCttagggggctggactcaatggccttatatgccctTTCCAATTcaaatattctatgattcttttccCTGAGGTCCAACTGGAGGATATGGCTATCATATTCTTGAAAGATCAATGAGGGTGAGAAAGTTGCTGGGCGAATTCTGTGGCTGGTCGGGGTGAACCTGGATCTCCCCTGCGGCGCTCCCACATTCTAACCACTACCCCACACTACCATCTCAGGTGAAGGGAGGGAAGTGGCCCACGGGCGCTGTAGGATTGATTCCTACAGGGAGGCAGATCACCCACACGTCTCGGGAACCCGCCTCTTCTATGAACCAGCTTTTCGGTTACACAACAGCGCAGCCTTTAATTACTTTGGTGAAAGGCGGCTTCCCCTGTTCTGTGGAGCTGTCAAAGCAGGTTTATGTCTCTCCTGGCTCTCGTTCACCTTCTGCTATTTTTGACCAGAGTGGAGTCTTCCAGAAGCTCAGAAGGTATTTGGATTTTTTGCTTGCttcctgctccccctcccctgcctgtCGGCGCTCtcctgttgctttaaaaaaacaaaacaaaacaggaattaTGGTTCTATGCTTTGGAAAGctgtgctgcttttttctttttcttttcctgtagaCAGGAGAATTTTTGCAGCTCTTCTCACCGTCTCGCTTCCTTGACCCAATTGATCACGAAGACGGAGGAAAGCACGGCCCCTTTCAAAGGCTGTTTCCTCCTGGTGTCAAGAAGGACTTTGCTAAACTTCTGTAGTTAGTGgctaaaaagaataataaaaaagagcaaCAGGTAAGACCGAGAGCGAGGAAGGGCCAAAATGAAAGCCAATCTGTCAGCTTGGGATGCTCTGATCTCCGGATCCCAGACGCGTGGGAGCCGGGTTTTGGCAACACAGTGAGTAGAGGTGGGAAAGGGCTCTGCACATGCTTAAAGGTTCTCTCGACTTTATAAGTCTGGATGAACAAATGAACAGATGAATGAGAATGTAAGGCTCAGCCTGTGTAAAGCATGAGTGTGACTAACTGGCACCCTCCAGATgagtcagactacaactcccatactcCTCAGGAAGCCGGCTTTTGGGGAGAACTGATTGCAAATGATAGGGTTCACAGTTTAATCCATTTGGAGGAAGCTAcattgtgaaaaaaaaacccaaaactgacAAAGAGGCCCCTGACAGGAGAATTAAGCTCTGACTTGAAGCAAAAGTTAGGATGCATCATTGGAGACGGGTGGAGAGACCTCACGCAGGGTGTaaatggcagagagagaaaaaaaaacatttggggaGTCTGCTCTTTGCTGGGGAAAGGTGAGCCAGGGTGGGCGAGCAGAGGAGGAACAGGGCAACAGTTTCAGTCCCAAAAGGCATCGATCCCCTTGGGACGTCTGTGCGGTCACTCTGGGGTTTATGGGCCTGTTTCTTCACTCATTGCTGAATCACTGGCCCCTCACTCAGCATGGCAGTCCCTGTAGCCAGTAACCCCACAAGACAACCCCTCCAAGAAAAGCACGCAGTTGGTTTATATATCAAGAATTCGGGAGCCGTTCTTTCCCCAAGCGAATGGCTCTCGCTTGCCCGCTCAGGATCAAACGACCCCCATATCCTTCTCACTCCAACAGGGATAATTTGCAAAGGCAattctgttcctgggaaaatgAATTCGGTCCCACCTATTGCGAAGGTTACAGCCCAGCTCAGAGGGAGCAGTGAAGCCGGAGGGGGTGGCACACGATGTCGCAAGCCAAGTAGTCCAGGGATTTTAACCCTGTGAGCCCCTGGCTCCATTCCATCCCCGGGGGCAAACAGAGCCACAAGGTGAAGGATAGGCAGGGGTTGTGCTCGTCCAATGAAGAGAACGCAGGCGTTCTACAAGTAGTTACCTATCAACTGTGTGCAAAAAAGCAAAGGGCCGTAGTtcctagccacctagagtggtcgcaatgaccagataggcggggtataaataaataaataaataaataaataaataaataaa is part of the Pogona vitticeps strain Pit_001003342236 chromosome 5, PviZW2.1, whole genome shotgun sequence genome and encodes:
- the EGR4 gene encoding early growth response protein 4, with amino-acid sequence MLNFMDFPRQDSLDAKRPLEPAEGPIPGPHPQQRRLQPHDPQEPPAQPPQPPPPQLLTEQLREGAPHYLPGNFMGAPMNPETADFYFLSGQPSPPVNYSGSFFIKTEQCQDQESLFSLMSGILGLSPFSASEAPQRPPEAIYSIPEAIQNHLDLYSTCPPELNISVQPSLADQGYPTFASPESLHQQVQTSPEGQASSHCLFNEKLMESKQDIKLSSISPSLEKFKPPCSHWDPLGQPQNYLPSEYPSSETFPSSETSQTVFPQLAPKTENMLSVSCQSELSCLSEQPGSFGQNLDFSCQPDTFPTQSQIPSDFAEAKIATLPHPLLQDFEPSLPQAELMPSLINPGDQRLHSTSSPSSLVSMADFLAHAPGSSASALGPSRNASVLLEPKKRPRRGKCSSKCFCPKPHEKAFACPVENCIRSFARSDELNRHLRIHTGHKPFQCRICLRNFSRSDHLTTHIRTHTGEKPFSCDDCGRRFARSDEKKRHSKVHLKQKARAEEKLKGLGFYTVGLSFGTL